The Butyrivibrio sp. AE3004 genome contains a region encoding:
- a CDS encoding helix-turn-helix transcriptional regulator — translation MKKNLTSQYDDRQYMESLDFELYYYHDTKPTVRTGLHRHKYYEFYFFLEGHAEAQVQQEHYMLSYGDILIVPPSVTHGIFVHDFDIPYRRFDLWISKSAFSEMKHLGQEYAYAVNMALTESRHVIHTDRITFNSILSKLFYIIEENKSARFGRECQLKLSVCELILTVNRLAYEQFNNKKITQDVLYQNICEYIERNIDEDLSLDSIANHFFLSKFYISHVFKDNIGISLHKYVAKKRLQLCHDAILSGESMSEACNNYGFEDYSNFYRAFKKEYGISPRELAKTAKLNTSEAQKNKEGRYK, via the coding sequence ATGAAAAAGAATTTAACCAGCCAGTATGACGACAGACAGTATATGGAATCGCTTGATTTCGAACTATATTATTATCACGACACTAAGCCAACGGTCCGAACCGGTCTTCATAGGCATAAATATTATGAATTTTATTTTTTCCTGGAGGGACATGCAGAAGCTCAGGTACAACAAGAGCACTATATGCTGAGCTACGGAGATATTCTGATTGTGCCGCCTTCTGTTACACATGGAATTTTCGTCCATGATTTTGACATACCCTACAGGCGTTTTGATTTATGGATCAGCAAATCAGCTTTTTCCGAAATGAAGCATCTGGGACAGGAATATGCATATGCCGTAAATATGGCGCTGACAGAATCAAGACATGTCATTCACACTGACAGAATTACTTTTAATTCTATCCTTTCAAAACTTTTTTACATAATTGAGGAAAATAAGAGTGCCCGTTTTGGAAGAGAATGTCAGCTAAAGCTCAGCGTTTGTGAACTTATACTTACTGTTAACAGACTTGCGTATGAACAATTTAACAACAAAAAAATAACTCAGGATGTTCTGTATCAGAATATATGCGAATATATCGAAAGAAATATAGACGAGGACTTATCTTTGGACAGCATTGCCAATCATTTCTTTTTGAGTAAGTTCTATATTTCACATGTTTTTAAAGACAACATTGGCATCTCACTACATAAATATGTTGCAAAAAAAAGGCTTCAGCTATGTCACGACGCAATTTTAAGCGGTGAATCAATGTCTGAAGCCTGCAATAATTATGGCTTTGAGGATTATTCAAATTTTTATCGCGCATTTAAAAAGGAATATGGAATATCACCAAGGGAGTTGGCTAAAACCGCAAAATTAAATACATCGGAAGCTCAAAAAAACAAAGAGGGCAGGTATAAGTAA
- a CDS encoding (2Fe-2S)-binding protein — translation MKREKTACSCKNVNYGMILDAVKGGADTVEKIQAATGCGTGCGKCRDFITTMIRDILMFPEDYEE, via the coding sequence ATGAAAAGAGAAAAGACTGCCTGTAGCTGCAAAAATGTCAACTATGGTATGATCCTTGATGCCGTAAAGGGAGGCGCTGATACCGTTGAAAAGATCCAGGCTGCAACTGGCTGTGGTACAGGTTGCGGCAAATGCCGCGATTTCATAACTACTATGATCAGGGACATTCTGATGTTCCCTGAGGATTATGAAGAATAG
- a CDS encoding GDSL-type esterase/lipase family protein, with amino-acid sequence MSDKKAEDILADLFQREKRDKLERYRHLNRYVKKGQILFTGSSLMEQFPVNEIAMTYGIDAVIYNRGIGGYTIPEMLDSMDEQIFALEPAKIFINIGTNDISREDETIEMLVADYRKVLLQIKERLPEAEVYMMAYYPVNVIVAENQPWQGAKRAAELRLQRLEEANHAVKELAAEFDYHFIDVNKGLTDENGQTRKELSIDGIHMWSDAYEIIFENMKKYILE; translated from the coding sequence ATGAGTGATAAGAAAGCAGAAGATATTTTGGCAGATCTTTTTCAGAGGGAAAAGAGAGATAAGCTTGAAAGATACAGGCACCTTAACAGATATGTGAAGAAAGGCCAGATCCTCTTTACCGGTTCGTCCCTTATGGAGCAGTTTCCGGTTAATGAGATTGCCATGACTTATGGAATTGATGCTGTTATCTATAATAGGGGGATTGGCGGCTATACTATCCCTGAGATGCTTGATTCAATGGATGAGCAGATATTTGCGCTTGAACCGGCAAAGATATTCATAAATATCGGAACGAATGATATAAGCCGTGAGGATGAGACCATTGAAATGCTTGTGGCAGATTACAGAAAAGTACTTCTTCAAATAAAGGAAAGGCTTCCTGAAGCTGAGGTCTATATGATGGCATATTATCCTGTTAATGTAATCGTTGCTGAAAACCAGCCCTGGCAGGGTGCAAAGAGAGCAGCGGAACTCAGACTCCAAAGGCTTGAAGAGGCTAACCATGCGGTAAAGGAGCTTGCAGCTGAGTTTGATTACCATTTCATAGATGTAAACAAGGGACTTACGGACGAGAATGGCCAGACCAGGAAAGAGCTTTCCATAGATGGAATACATATGTGGTCAGATGCCTATGAGATCATATTTGAGAATATGAAGAAATATATCCTTGAGTAA
- a CDS encoding DUF1284 domain-containing protein yields MTEEKIINLRPHHLLCTQGYSGKGYNEAFVLNMTMITKRMRTEPDLKVRIVFSTDDLCTYCPRKRGEGICADDAKVLVFDKGVKDLLDLEENEYSYQELIHEIHDKMDSSKMKQICGICEWYHMSACKKNILSGKYLLENRSN; encoded by the coding sequence ATGACCGAAGAAAAAATAATAAACCTTCGCCCGCATCACCTTCTGTGTACGCAGGGATATAGCGGAAAGGGTTATAACGAGGCATTTGTCCTGAATATGACAATGATAACCAAAAGGATGCGGACAGAACCGGATCTTAAGGTGCGTATCGTTTTTTCCACAGATGACCTTTGCACATATTGTCCAAGAAAACGCGGTGAAGGTATATGTGCAGATGATGCAAAAGTCCTTGTTTTTGATAAAGGAGTAAAAGACCTTCTTGATCTTGAAGAGAATGAATACAGCTATCAGGAGCTTATACATGAGATTCATGATAAGATGGATTCGTCAAAGATGAAGCAGATATGCGGAATTTGCGAGTGGTATCACATGAGTGCATGTAAGAAAAATATTTTGTCCGGCAAGTACCTGCTTGAAAATAGAAGCAATTAA
- a CDS encoding HU family DNA-binding protein translates to MNKTELVEAMAKETGLSKKDTEAALKAFIDVVSKQLKKKDKVQLVGFGTFETSKRAARTGKNPQTGESIKIPASVAPKFKAGKALKDLVNKK, encoded by the coding sequence ATGAATAAGACAGAACTCGTAGAAGCTATGGCAAAAGAGACAGGTCTTTCAAAGAAGGACACAGAAGCAGCACTTAAGGCTTTCATCGATGTTGTTTCAAAGCAGCTTAAGAAGAAGGACAAGGTTCAGCTCGTTGGCTTTGGTACATTTGAGACATCTAAGAGAGCAGCTAGAACTGGTAAGAACCCTCAGACAGGTGAGAGCATCAAGATCCCTGCTTCAGTAGCTCCTAAGTTCAAGGCAGGCAAGGCTCTTAAGGACCTTGTGAACAAGAAGTGA
- a CDS encoding SDR family NAD(P)-dependent oxidoreductase, which produces MKEFKNKVALITGAANGFGKEFLKEASRRGMRIAALDIEKDEVEAAAKEAKELGAAEIFTIQADVTKVEDCERAVDEVIEKFGAIDLLMNNAGVVVPGDIWDTPVRDWEWITHANFLSHVYFMHKVIPIMMKQGTHCNIVNTCSVAGLITSNGMPAYHATKHAAVALSESVSYDLQAKGADISVSIYCPGFVQTDLHHAERHRPEQYKDASDPYYTSKEFAMGQKIAEQVIVTGMPIDSVGMRVFNAIEEDQFYILTHPIYTTLIGKRVTDMLAGKGPNLMELRGK; this is translated from the coding sequence ATGAAAGAATTCAAGAATAAAGTTGCACTGATAACCGGTGCAGCAAATGGTTTTGGTAAAGAATTTTTAAAAGAAGCATCAAGGAGAGGCATGCGCATCGCTGCTCTTGATATCGAAAAGGACGAAGTAGAAGCAGCTGCAAAAGAAGCAAAAGAGCTTGGAGCTGCAGAGATCTTCACTATCCAGGCAGATGTAACAAAGGTAGAAGACTGTGAGAGAGCGGTTGATGAAGTTATTGAAAAATTCGGCGCAATTGACCTTCTTATGAACAACGCAGGTGTTGTGGTTCCTGGTGATATCTGGGACACACCGGTTCGAGACTGGGAGTGGATCACACACGCTAACTTCCTTAGCCATGTTTACTTCATGCACAAGGTTATTCCGATCATGATGAAGCAGGGTACACACTGCAATATCGTGAACACATGCTCAGTAGCAGGACTTATCACTTCAAATGGAATGCCCGCTTATCACGCTACAAAGCATGCTGCAGTTGCACTTTCTGAAAGTGTTAGCTATGACCTTCAGGCAAAAGGCGCAGATATTTCCGTTAGCATATATTGTCCGGGATTTGTTCAGACAGACCTTCACCATGCTGAAAGACACCGCCCTGAGCAGTACAAGGATGCATCTGATCCTTACTACACAAGCAAGGAATTCGCTATGGGTCAGAAAATAGCAGAGCAGGTTATTGTAACAGGTATGCCTATAGATTCTGTGGGAATGAGAGTATTTAATGCTATAGAAGAGGATCAGTTCTATATCCTTACTCACCCTATCTATACGACCCTTATCGGTAAACGTGTGACAGACATGCTTGCAGGAAAAGGACCAAACCTCATGGAACTTCGCGGAAAATAA
- a CDS encoding oxidoreductase encodes MAYEKLFKSGRIGGVRIKNRTVMPAMGVSLADPTGEANEHIIRYYEDRAKGGVGLIITEITRVDEVEGIGTPNQLGATDSRHVPHLERLAERVHKYGTKILVQLQHPGRENKSSMIGGRQIVAPSPVMCKVTKEMPREMTTEECSALVKNFIKGAVICQKAGMDGIELHAAHGYLLNEFLSPYTNKRTDRYGGSFDNRIRILEEIITGIRYMCGPRFLISVRISADEFVEGGLKLEDTIKIARTLESFGIDCINVSSGIYESATTIIEPSSYPQGWKKHLASAIKKNVKIPVIATNNIKDPEVAEALLEEGVCDYIALGRAHLADPEWANKAKEGRGDEINKCIGCLYCFTALSDGGHIKCAVNPKCGREVDYSCIEKTGNGRKVAIIGGGPAGMVSALTLKERGFDPVIFEKADSLGGQLNIATKPIMKEKLQAYLDSLVCRIKKNNIEVRLNTEGTVDAVKALDPTAVFVATGGTPIVPGLPGVDGANVITAEEYLMGKKEVKGDVVVIGGGVTGMETAETIATRGGNKVTLVEMTKDIGRGLYRSVIADFTIRFGKLGVNVMTRQQFMSADEESVVVMNTVTRQMTKIPAGTVVLALGVRSNDVSAQFEENFDNVIVLGDANFPGRIAEATTDALGRASTL; translated from the coding sequence ATGGCTTACGAAAAATTGTTTAAAAGTGGGCGTATAGGGGGCGTGCGAATCAAGAACCGCACAGTAATGCCTGCGATGGGAGTTTCGCTGGCAGATCCAACAGGAGAAGCTAACGAGCACATTATCAGATACTACGAAGACCGTGCAAAAGGCGGTGTGGGTCTCATTATCACTGAAATCACAAGAGTAGATGAGGTAGAAGGTATTGGTACACCTAATCAGCTGGGAGCTACAGATTCCAGACATGTTCCTCATCTCGAGAGGCTTGCTGAGCGTGTACACAAATATGGAACAAAAATCCTTGTTCAGCTTCAGCATCCAGGAAGGGAAAATAAATCATCCATGATAGGCGGCAGACAGATTGTTGCTCCTTCACCTGTTATGTGTAAGGTTACTAAGGAAATGCCAAGGGAGATGACAACAGAAGAGTGTTCAGCACTTGTAAAGAATTTCATCAAGGGTGCTGTCATCTGCCAGAAGGCCGGTATGGACGGAATCGAGCTTCACGCAGCTCATGGCTACCTTTTAAATGAATTCCTTTCTCCATATACAAATAAGAGAACGGACAGATATGGCGGATCTTTTGACAACAGAATAAGAATTCTTGAGGAGATAATCACAGGTATAAGATACATGTGTGGTCCCAGATTCCTTATTTCAGTGAGAATTTCAGCTGATGAATTTGTAGAAGGCGGATTAAAGCTTGAGGATACAATCAAGATTGCAAGAACACTTGAGAGCTTCGGCATCGACTGTATCAACGTTTCAAGCGGTATCTATGAATCTGCTACAACAATTATTGAGCCTTCTTCATATCCTCAGGGATGGAAGAAACATCTCGCATCCGCTATCAAGAAAAATGTAAAGATTCCGGTAATTGCAACAAATAACATCAAGGATCCTGAAGTTGCAGAAGCACTTCTTGAGGAGGGCGTTTGTGATTATATCGCTCTTGGCCGTGCTCATCTTGCTGATCCCGAATGGGCAAACAAGGCTAAGGAAGGCAGAGGCGATGAGATCAACAAGTGTATCGGATGTCTATACTGCTTCACTGCACTTTCAGACGGAGGACATATCAAATGTGCCGTTAACCCCAAGTGCGGAAGAGAAGTTGACTATAGCTGCATAGAAAAGACTGGCAATGGCAGAAAGGTTGCTATCATAGGTGGAGGCCCTGCTGGAATGGTTTCAGCACTCACACTTAAGGAGAGAGGTTTTGATCCTGTAATTTTCGAAAAGGCAGACTCTCTTGGCGGACAGCTTAATATTGCAACAAAGCCCATCATGAAGGAAAAGCTTCAGGCTTATCTTGATTCTCTTGTTTGCAGAATCAAGAAAAACAACATCGAAGTCAGACTTAATACAGAAGGCACTGTAGATGCTGTAAAGGCACTTGATCCCACAGCTGTTTTTGTTGCGACAGGTGGAACACCTATCGTTCCAGGGCTTCCCGGAGTTGATGGAGCCAATGTTATCACTGCTGAAGAATATCTGATGGGCAAAAAGGAAGTAAAGGGCGACGTTGTAGTAATTGGCGGCGGTGTAACAGGTATGGAAACTGCTGAGACCATTGCAACAAGAGGCGGAAATAAAGTTACTCTTGTAGAGATGACAAAAGACATCGGAAGAGGTCTTTACCGCTCTGTGATCGCTGATTTCACCATCAGATTCGGAAAACTTGGTGTAAATGTCATGACAAGACAGCAGTTCATGTCTGCAGATGAAGAATCAGTTGTTGTAATGAATACAGTAACAAGACAGATGACAAAAATTCCTGCTGGTACAGTAGTTCTTGCACTTGGAGTACGCTCAAATGATGTATCAGCACAGTTTGAAGAGAACTTTGACAATGTAATAGTACTCGGCGATGCAAACTTCCCCGGAAGAATTGCGGAAGCTACAACAGATGCACTTGGCAGAGCATCAACACTGTAA
- a CDS encoding PucR family transcriptional regulator, whose product MNFEEIAEIMKKSCNCSINVGNSNPELTHFSFLSDGMPLDDPSCLYIGKVDTDTIRDLEKSPCILTTTKGLPENISFIYTTDKEMMNCMNALTSAFFRATDHESRFRHLKELSKENISITELINKSALFLDRSIVLADLGFKILAHSTSVSITDPLWQRYIEKGSCTFEFINAMNELMPAQSLPKTSACFQVTCTSSTEEKLASQLFIENRPVAYLVLLDNNRGLTSFHKTYLPKISEFLSAFINIHNTYPDLSKDDTDMYIKLLDGSEEDLKSTEKMLPKLPEHTFCVVLKPIHHSRHELFFIKRTLDSMIPGNTIFIFRELVVVISSYVGIIGDIENNDELLKNVSDVGISPEFNSASLFPQSFQYAQEAYRIGKQIGNPSKVHRYEDYRFYHLLNHVSDISLLQSYIHPALYKLHRYDLEHDSDLVETLKVFLSLSCSIKGTADALFLHRNTMNYRMTKITEITDIDLNDAATVFRLQCSYQINGILHLF is encoded by the coding sequence ATGAACTTTGAAGAAATAGCTGAAATAATGAAGAAAAGCTGCAACTGCAGCATAAACGTAGGGAATTCAAATCCGGAACTTACGCACTTTTCATTTTTATCTGATGGCATGCCATTAGATGATCCTTCATGCCTCTATATTGGAAAGGTTGATACTGATACTATCCGTGACCTTGAAAAATCCCCCTGTATTCTTACAACAACAAAAGGACTTCCTGAAAATATCTCATTTATATATACAACAGATAAAGAGATGATGAACTGTATGAACGCTCTTACTTCTGCATTTTTCAGAGCCACTGACCACGAGAGCAGATTCAGACATCTGAAAGAGCTGTCCAAGGAAAATATCTCCATAACGGAGCTCATAAACAAATCTGCCCTTTTCCTGGACAGATCCATTGTTCTTGCAGATTTAGGATTTAAGATCCTTGCGCACTCCACTTCCGTATCCATCACTGACCCTTTGTGGCAGCGATATATAGAAAAAGGATCCTGCACTTTTGAGTTTATTAATGCGATGAATGAACTTATGCCTGCCCAGAGCCTTCCCAAGACTTCTGCCTGCTTTCAGGTCACATGCACCAGCTCTACAGAAGAGAAGCTGGCTTCACAGCTTTTCATAGAAAACAGACCGGTAGCATATCTTGTTTTGCTCGATAACAACCGTGGTCTTACATCATTTCACAAGACATATCTGCCAAAGATAAGTGAATTTCTGTCAGCTTTTATCAATATACATAATACATATCCTGATCTGTCAAAGGACGATACGGATATGTATATTAAGCTTCTTGATGGAAGTGAGGAAGATTTAAAGAGTACTGAGAAAATGCTGCCCAAACTACCTGAGCATACGTTTTGTGTGGTATTAAAGCCAATCCATCACTCAAGACATGAGCTCTTTTTTATCAAAAGAACTCTTGACTCCATGATACCCGGGAACACAATATTCATCTTCAGAGAACTTGTTGTTGTTATCTCTTCATATGTCGGCATAATAGGTGACATAGAAAATAACGATGAACTTCTAAAAAATGTATCGGATGTAGGAATAAGCCCGGAGTTTAATTCGGCTTCTCTTTTCCCTCAGAGTTTCCAATATGCTCAAGAGGCATATCGTATAGGGAAACAAATTGGAAATCCGTCTAAAGTACACAGATATGAAGACTACAGATTTTACCATCTTCTTAACCATGTATCGGATATAAGCCTTTTGCAGTCCTATATACATCCCGCTCTATATAAGCTTCACCGTTATGACCTAGAGCACGACTCAGATCTTGTTGAAACCTTAAAGGTCTTTCTGAGCTTGTCCTGCTCCATAAAGGGTACAGCAGATGCACTATTCCTACATAGAAACACCATGAATTACAGGATGACCAAGATTACAGAAATTACAGACATTGATCTTAACGACGCAGCAACTGTGTTCAGACTTCAATGCTCATATCAGATCAATGGGATTCTTCATTTATTCTGA
- a CDS encoding Hsp20/alpha crystallin family protein, with protein MLAPSIFEENLFDNLFNFPDFRELNNMERKLYGRHADRLMKTDVKEEDNQYEVSVDLPGFAKEDINLELNDGYLTISASKNMNNDKNDKKGRLIRQERYSGSMQRSFYVGNQITEEDVKAAFHHGVLTLTIPKKEQEKLPEKKHIMIA; from the coding sequence ATGTTAGCACCTAGTATTTTTGAAGAAAATCTTTTTGACAATCTGTTCAATTTTCCGGATTTCAGAGAACTGAACAACATGGAGCGGAAGCTCTACGGACGTCACGCCGACAGGCTGATGAAGACTGATGTTAAGGAAGAGGATAACCAGTATGAAGTTAGTGTTGATCTTCCTGGTTTTGCCAAAGAGGATATTAACCTTGAACTGAATGACGGGTATCTTACAATCAGTGCTTCAAAGAACATGAACAATGACAAGAATGATAAGAAAGGACGTCTGATCAGGCAGGAGCGATACAGTGGCTCGATGCAGAGAAGCTTCTATGTAGGCAACCAGATCACAGAAGAGGACGTAAAGGCAGCCTTCCATCACGGAGTTCTGACACTTACCATTCCTAAGAAAGAACAGGAAAAGCTTCCTGAAAAGAAACATATCATGATAGCTTAA
- a CDS encoding Cof-type HAD-IIB family hydrolase: MDFQIVFSDIDGTLLNSKHRIPDSTLKVLNALRRAGIPFVIVTARGPQGVRPIFNRYGFVYPMICYSGALIIDDKNTIIRSDGVSAEDAKEIISYLEGNHFNCTWNVYSEELWIVNDRSDKRIQREEEIVEVNATEGSIELLPEDAVVGKVLCMCEPDDICAIENDLKNRFPYLSIVKSSDTLLEVMGKGITKASGVEYICQKMNIATDRAVAFGDHFNDADMLRAVGIPFLMGNAPDEMKKEFKCVIGTNDEDSILRAFERIGFQ, translated from the coding sequence ATGGACTTTCAGATAGTATTTTCAGATATAGACGGTACACTCTTAAACAGTAAACACAGGATACCTGACAGCACTTTGAAGGTTTTAAATGCACTAAGAAGAGCCGGGATACCGTTTGTAATAGTGACTGCGCGTGGACCTCAGGGTGTTCGTCCGATTTTTAACAGATATGGTTTTGTTTATCCAATGATTTGCTATAGCGGTGCGCTGATAATTGATGACAAAAATACGATAATTCGTTCAGATGGAGTTTCAGCGGAGGATGCAAAAGAAATTATTTCATATCTCGAAGGTAATCATTTTAATTGTACCTGGAACGTATACTCTGAGGAACTGTGGATTGTTAATGACAGGTCAGACAAGCGCATACAGAGAGAGGAAGAGATTGTAGAAGTTAATGCAACGGAGGGCAGCATAGAGCTTCTCCCTGAGGATGCGGTTGTTGGAAAAGTGCTTTGTATGTGTGAGCCTGATGACATATGCGCGATTGAAAATGATTTGAAAAACAGATTTCCTTATCTTTCTATTGTTAAATCTTCTGATACTCTTTTGGAGGTTATGGGTAAGGGAATAACAAAAGCCAGCGGTGTGGAGTATATATGTCAAAAAATGAATATCGCTACGGATAGAGCGGTTGCCTTCGGGGATCATTTTAACGATGCAGATATGCTGCGTGCAGTTGGTATACCGTTCCTGATGGGCAATGCGCCGGATGAGATGAAGAAGGAATTCAAATGTGTAATCGGAACCAATGATGAGGATTCCATTCTAAGAGCATTTGAGAGAATCGGCTTTCAATAG
- a CDS encoding carbohydrate kinase family protein, translating into MENKIDVVALGELLIDMTNNGVSDNNNMLFEANPGGAPCNVLAMLKKFGHSVGFIGKVGDDMFGLTLKKVLEEIGIDTTGLAMDKAVHTTLAFVRTFEDGDRDFSFYRNPGADMMLDKDEVNMELIKKAKIFHFGTLSMTHEKCREATICALEEAKKNGALITFDPNLREPLWNSLDEAKEQILTGFKYCDYLKISDNEIRWLTGEEDFTAGVHKIRKEYNISLITVSMGKEGSRAYYLDKNGSEIIAEEKPFLSDKTIETTGAGDTFCGTVLHFLLTYGIDGLDEDRLHEMLTVANAAASLITRVKGALRVMPEISEVEELIKSR; encoded by the coding sequence ATGGAAAATAAAATCGATGTTGTTGCTCTCGGAGAGCTGCTTATTGATATGACGAATAACGGGGTTTCAGATAACAATAATATGTTGTTTGAGGCAAATCCCGGCGGAGCTCCGTGTAATGTTCTTGCAATGCTTAAAAAATTCGGACATTCAGTTGGTTTTATTGGCAAGGTTGGAGACGATATGTTTGGTCTTACCTTGAAAAAAGTACTGGAAGAGATCGGGATTGATACTACCGGACTTGCTATGGATAAAGCGGTTCATACTACCCTGGCATTTGTCCGGACCTTTGAAGATGGCGACAGGGATTTTTCTTTTTACAGAAATCCCGGCGCGGACATGATGCTTGATAAAGACGAAGTAAATATGGAGCTTATAAAGAAAGCTAAGATATTCCATTTCGGTACTCTGTCCATGACACATGAGAAATGTCGTGAGGCTACAATCTGTGCACTTGAAGAAGCCAAAAAGAACGGAGCACTTATAACCTTCGATCCTAATTTGAGAGAACCTCTTTGGAATAGTCTTGATGAGGCAAAAGAACAGATACTTACCGGCTTTAAGTATTGTGATTATCTTAAGATTTCTGATAATGAGATCAGATGGCTGACAGGAGAAGAGGACTTTACAGCAGGCGTTCACAAGATAAGGAAGGAGTACAATATTTCGCTCATCACCGTTTCAATGGGAAAAGAAGGAAGCAGGGCATATTATTTGGACAAAAACGGCAGTGAAATAATAGCAGAAGAAAAGCCTTTTCTTTCGGATAAGACCATCGAGACTACAGGTGCAGGCGATACCTTCTGCGGCACAGTATTACACTTCCTTCTTACATATGGAATTGATGGTCTTGATGAGGACAGGCTCCATGAAATGTTAACAGTAGCAAATGCTGCAGCTTCATTGATAACAAGGGTGAAGGGGGCACTCAGAGTAATGCCTGAGATCTCTGAGGTAGAAGAACTTATTAAGTCAAGGTGA
- a CDS encoding winged helix-turn-helix transcriptional regulator: protein MRKKATKEPLCEDIAGKDCGLKRVIDTIGGKWKIMILCVIDKNEVVRYGELNRSIHGITNTMLANSLKELESDGLVERKQYDEMPVRVEYNLTEKTKSLIPILLELKKWGEDNL from the coding sequence ATGAGAAAAAAAGCGACAAAAGAACCATTATGTGAAGATATCGCTGGAAAAGATTGTGGATTAAAAAGGGTTATCGATACCATTGGCGGCAAATGGAAGATCATGATCCTGTGCGTTATAGATAAGAACGAGGTTGTCAGATATGGAGAATTAAACCGTTCAATTCATGGGATTACCAACACAATGCTTGCCAATTCCCTAAAAGAACTTGAATCAGACGGTCTTGTTGAAAGGAAGCAGTACGACGAGATGCCTGTAAGAGTTGAGTATAATCTTACAGAAAAAACAAAAAGCCTCATCCCCATTCTTCTTGAACTGAAAAAATGGGGTGAGGACAATCTGTAA